The following are from one region of the Prevotella communis genome:
- the pckA gene encoding phosphoenolpyruvate carboxykinase (ATP): MAKLDLTQYGITGSTVIAHNPSYETLFAEETKAGLTGFDKGQNTELNAVNVMTGIYTGRSPKDKYIVKDAQSQDKVWWTSEEYKNDNHPMSEDVWAKVKEIAVKELCNKDLYVVDAFCGANEGTRLAVRFIVEVAWQAHFVTNMFIQPTAEELENFEPNFVIYNASKAKVENFKELGLNSETCVAFNTTSREQVIINTWYGGEMKKGMFSMQNYYLPLQGIASMHCSANTDMEGKNTAIFFGLSGTGKTTLSTDPKRLLIGDDEHGWDDEGVFNLEGGCYAKVINLDKESEPDIYNAIRRNALLENVTVDEAGKIDFADKSVTENTRVSYPIDHIEKVVKKVNGKSAGPDAKNVIFLSADAFGVLPPVSILTPEQTKYYFLSGFTAKLAGTERGITEPTPTFSACFGQAFLELHPTKYAEELVKKMEKSGAKAYLVNTGWNGTGKRISIRDTRGIIDAILGGAILNAPTKKIPFFDFEVPTQLEGVDTNILDPRDTYANAAEWEEKAKDLAARFIKNFKKYEGNEAGKALVAAGPKL, translated from the coding sequence ATGGCAAAGTTAGATTTGACACAGTATGGCATCACAGGTTCTACCGTGATTGCTCACAATCCTTCGTATGAGACTCTCTTCGCAGAGGAGACAAAGGCTGGTCTGACTGGTTTCGACAAGGGTCAGAACACCGAGCTGAACGCTGTAAACGTGATGACTGGTATTTACACTGGTCGTTCACCTAAGGACAAGTACATCGTGAAGGATGCACAGAGCCAGGATAAGGTATGGTGGACTTCTGAGGAGTATAAGAATGACAACCACCCCATGAGCGAAGACGTATGGGCTAAGGTTAAGGAAATCGCTGTTAAGGAGCTCTGCAATAAGGATCTGTATGTTGTTGACGCTTTCTGTGGCGCTAACGAGGGTACTCGTCTGGCTGTTCGCTTCATCGTTGAGGTAGCATGGCAGGCTCACTTCGTTACCAACATGTTCATCCAGCCTACTGCTGAGGAGTTGGAGAACTTCGAACCTAACTTCGTAATCTATAACGCTTCTAAGGCTAAGGTTGAGAACTTCAAGGAGCTGGGTCTGAACTCAGAGACTTGTGTTGCTTTCAACACTACAAGCCGCGAGCAGGTTATCATCAACACATGGTACGGTGGTGAGATGAAGAAGGGTATGTTCTCTATGCAGAACTACTACCTGCCTCTCCAGGGCATCGCTTCAATGCACTGCTCTGCTAACACCGACATGGAGGGTAAGAACACCGCTATCTTCTTCGGTCTGTCTGGTACAGGTAAGACCACTCTGTCTACCGATCCTAAGCGTCTGCTGATTGGTGACGACGAGCACGGATGGGACGACGAGGGTGTGTTCAACCTCGAAGGTGGTTGCTACGCTAAGGTTATCAACCTCGACAAGGAGTCTGAGCCCGATATCTACAACGCTATCCGTCGCAATGCTCTGCTGGAGAACGTAACTGTTGACGAGGCTGGTAAGATCGACTTCGCTGACAAGAGCGTAACCGAGAATACTCGTGTATCATATCCTATCGATCACATCGAGAAGGTTGTTAAGAAGGTGAATGGTAAGAGTGCAGGTCCTGACGCTAAGAACGTAATCTTCCTGTCAGCTGACGCATTCGGCGTACTGCCTCCCGTTTCTATCCTGACTCCTGAGCAGACTAAGTACTACTTCCTCTCTGGTTTCACAGCTAAGCTGGCTGGTACAGAGCGTGGTATCACAGAGCCTACTCCTACATTCTCTGCTTGCTTCGGTCAGGCATTCCTCGAGCTGCACCCCACAAAGTACGCTGAGGAGCTGGTTAAGAAGATGGAGAAGAGCGGTGCTAAGGCATACCTCGTTAACACTGGTTGGAACGGTACTGGTAAGCGTATCTCTATCCGCGATACTCGTGGTATCATCGACGCTATCCTGGGTGGCGCTATCCTGAACGCTCCTACCAAGAAGATTCCTTTCTTCGATTTCGAGGTTCCCACACAGCTTGAGGGCGTAGACACCAACATCCTGGATCCCCGCGACACTTATGCAAATGCTGCTGAGTGGGAGGAGAAGGCTAAGGATCTGGCTGCTCGCTTCATCAAGAACTTCAAGAAGTATGAGGGCAACGAGGCTGGTAAGGCTCTCGTAGCTGCTGGTCCTAAGCTCTAA
- the upp gene encoding uracil phosphoribosyltransferase: MKVINFSEQNSVINHFMAEIRDKSYQKNRLLFRNNIERIGEMMAYELSKTLTYKPKTVTTPLGTIDIPMIKDEVLLATVLRAGLPFHEGFLRVFDHAENGFVSAFRMYTNREHTEVGIHTEYMASPSVKGKTLIIVDPMLATGGSMVAAYEALLKTGKPHQVHIASVIGTPEGVEMLQKSVSDDVTLWCAAIDPGMNEHKYIVPGFGDCGDLCFGEKL; the protein is encoded by the coding sequence ATGAAAGTCATTAATTTCTCAGAGCAAAATTCGGTCATCAATCATTTCATGGCCGAGATTCGTGATAAGAGTTATCAGAAAAACCGTCTGCTGTTTCGTAACAACATTGAACGTATTGGCGAGATGATGGCCTACGAGCTGTCGAAGACCTTGACCTACAAGCCAAAAACAGTGACAACACCCCTTGGAACCATCGATATTCCGATGATTAAAGACGAGGTGCTGCTGGCCACGGTGCTGCGTGCCGGACTACCTTTTCACGAAGGTTTTCTTCGCGTATTTGACCATGCAGAAAACGGTTTTGTATCAGCCTTCCGCATGTACACCAATCGTGAACATACCGAGGTAGGCATCCACACAGAATACATGGCTTCGCCCAGCGTGAAAGGCAAGACCCTCATCATCGTTGACCCCATGTTGGCTACAGGTGGATCAATGGTAGCTGCCTATGAGGCTCTTCTGAAAACTGGCAAGCCTCATCAGGTGCATATTGCCAGTGTAATTGGCACGCCAGAAGGTGTTGAAATGTTACAGAAGAGCGTATCCGATGATGTTACGCTATGGTGCGCAGCCATTGACCCCGGCATGAATGAGCACAAATACATCGTACCAGGTTTCGGCGACTGCGGCGATCTCTGCTTTGGCGAAAAACTCTAA
- a CDS encoding DUF4982 domain-containing protein — translation MKIQLLTLALLGILSAQAQERQEILLQDDWQFSRDKQTWQTVIVPHDWAISGPFDKKWDLQTVAIVQNGEKIATEKSGRSGSLPWIGEGHYKRVITIPSDFSGHAELIFDGAMSEPTVYVNGKQAGYWAYGYNTFRVDITPFVKGGENLLEVHLKNVEESSRWYPGAGIYRPVTLVLTPQQARIDDWGITTRTELHVKNGKGVDCTKLVVEVPILNAGQGLPVIMELFAPDNKNKIWVCPAPQKRGSGKAVGTFMIPDAQLWTPETPNLYKLRITLCDGISAPNVYDDFGKAIDRKTMKLGLRTVRVSKEKGFQLNGVTRKLKGVCLHHDLGPLGAAVNKAALIRQIKIMKEMGCDAIRTAHNMPSQWQMDICDSLGMMVMAESFDMWKYPKCKNGYARFFDQWADKDITNLVKANRNHPSIVMWSIGNEIPEQWSEEGREMAIRLQGLVHSLDATRPVTQGMDRVDNALASGFAQAMDIPGLNYRLNKYQKAHDTLTHGFLLGSETASTVSSRGTYYFPVTPTDKGVHPDGQCSGYDVEWCSWSNLPDDDWQWQDDKDWVIGEFVWTGFDYLGEPTPYDEYWPSRSSYFGICDLAGLPKDRYYLYRSHWRKDEHTIHLLPHWTWGKERVGEVTPVYCYTDYNEAELFVNGKSQGRIKKNKDSRLDRYRLRWNNVKYEPGEVKVVVYDTNGKPVGEKIMRTAGKPAKLKTEVWSQASSLKADGNDLAYITVSLVDKYGTLIPDATDQLSFEVSGAGSFKAVCNGDATSLEVFTEPTMKLFAGQLVVVCQAGKKKGQLTLTVKDKQRKLTRKISIPVE, via the coding sequence ATGAAAATTCAATTATTAACCTTGGCGCTGCTTGGCATATTGTCGGCGCAAGCTCAAGAGAGACAGGAAATTCTTTTACAGGACGATTGGCAGTTCTCGCGTGATAAACAGACGTGGCAGACGGTGATCGTACCCCACGACTGGGCTATCAGTGGACCCTTTGACAAGAAGTGGGACCTGCAGACGGTAGCTATCGTTCAGAATGGTGAAAAAATCGCGACAGAGAAAAGTGGGCGAAGTGGGTCGTTGCCCTGGATTGGTGAGGGCCATTATAAAAGGGTCATCACGATTCCTTCAGATTTCAGTGGCCATGCCGAATTGATATTCGATGGTGCCATGTCTGAGCCTACGGTCTATGTCAATGGAAAGCAGGCTGGCTATTGGGCTTATGGCTATAATACCTTCCGCGTGGATATCACGCCTTTTGTAAAAGGAGGTGAGAACCTGTTGGAGGTGCATCTGAAGAATGTGGAGGAGAGTTCTCGCTGGTATCCTGGTGCAGGCATCTATCGACCTGTGACACTCGTCCTCACACCTCAGCAGGCGCGTATTGATGACTGGGGTATCACCACCAGGACAGAGTTGCATGTTAAGAATGGTAAAGGCGTTGATTGTACCAAATTGGTGGTGGAGGTGCCCATTCTCAATGCTGGTCAGGGACTGCCTGTCATCATGGAACTCTTCGCTCCAGACAATAAAAACAAGATATGGGTCTGTCCTGCACCGCAGAAAAGAGGATCAGGAAAGGCTGTCGGCACCTTTATGATTCCCGATGCCCAACTGTGGACTCCTGAAACGCCTAATCTCTATAAGTTGCGTATCACCCTTTGTGACGGCATCTCTGCCCCCAATGTATATGACGACTTCGGTAAGGCCATCGACCGGAAAACGATGAAATTGGGCTTACGCACCGTCAGAGTGTCGAAGGAAAAGGGTTTCCAGCTGAATGGTGTGACGCGAAAACTGAAGGGTGTCTGTCTGCATCATGACCTCGGACCACTGGGCGCGGCAGTCAACAAAGCTGCTTTGATTCGCCAGATAAAGATTATGAAGGAGATGGGGTGCGATGCTATCCGCACGGCTCATAATATGCCGAGCCAGTGGCAGATGGATATCTGTGACTCGCTGGGAATGATGGTGATGGCCGAGAGCTTTGACATGTGGAAGTATCCTAAGTGTAAGAATGGATATGCGCGCTTCTTTGACCAGTGGGCCGACAAGGATATCACGAATCTGGTGAAGGCGAATAGGAATCACCCGTCCATCGTCATGTGGTCTATCGGCAACGAGATTCCTGAACAATGGAGTGAGGAGGGAAGAGAAATGGCCATTCGCTTGCAGGGACTGGTACATTCTCTTGATGCAACACGCCCTGTTACTCAGGGCATGGATCGCGTAGATAATGCACTGGCCAGTGGTTTCGCGCAGGCAATGGATATCCCTGGACTGAATTACCGATTGAATAAATACCAAAAGGCGCATGATACGCTAACGCATGGCTTCCTGTTAGGATCGGAAACGGCCTCTACGGTCTCTTCGCGTGGCACCTATTATTTCCCTGTAACGCCTACGGATAAGGGTGTTCACCCTGATGGTCAGTGCTCGGGCTATGATGTGGAATGGTGCTCATGGAGTAACTTGCCCGATGATGACTGGCAATGGCAGGATGATAAGGACTGGGTGATTGGTGAGTTCGTATGGACGGGGTTCGACTATCTTGGTGAGCCCACGCCTTATGATGAGTACTGGCCTTCGCGCTCGTCGTATTTTGGTATCTGCGACTTGGCCGGACTCCCCAAGGACCGTTATTATCTCTATCGCTCGCATTGGCGTAAAGACGAGCATACCATCCATCTGTTGCCTCATTGGACATGGGGAAAGGAGAGGGTAGGCGAGGTGACGCCCGTCTATTGCTATACCGATTATAATGAGGCTGAACTCTTTGTCAATGGTAAGAGTCAGGGGCGCATCAAGAAAAACAAAGATAGTCGTCTGGACCGCTATCGCCTGCGCTGGAACAATGTGAAATATGAGCCTGGTGAGGTGAAGGTGGTGGTTTATGACACCAATGGAAAGCCTGTTGGTGAGAAAATAATGAGGACAGCTGGGAAACCTGCAAAACTCAAGACTGAGGTGTGGTCGCAGGCGTCCAGTCTCAAAGCCGATGGCAATGACCTGGCCTATATCACTGTTAGTCTGGTGGATAAGTATGGCACGCTGATACCTGATGCTACAGACCAACTTTCATTTGAGGTAAGTGGCGCCGGCTCTTTCAAGGCTGTCTGCAATGGCGATGCTACCAGTCTGGAGGTCTTCACCGAACCTACGATGAAACTCTTTGCGGGACAGTTGGTCGTGGTTTGTCAGGCGGGCAAGAAAAAAGGTCAGCTCACGCTTACTGTCAAGGACAAACAGCGTAAACTGACCAGGAAAATAAGTATCCCTGTGGAATAA
- a CDS encoding succinate dehydrogenase/fumarate reductase cytochrome b subunit produces the protein MWLFNSSIGRKVVMSLTGIALILFLTFHCCMNLVALFSGEAYNAICEMLGANWYAVVATMGLAGLAVLHIVYAFILTAQNRKARGDNRYEVATTVNAGKVEWASKNMLVLGIIILLGLILHLFNFWYNMMFAELTGMSVAHSPSDGFAFMQDTFSNPVFATLYVIWFVAIWFHLTHGFWSSLQTLGMSGKTWFCRWKTIGFIYVTLLMLGFLVVVLAFAFGCAPSLCDGSSCSLCC, from the coding sequence ATGTGGTTATTTAATTCATCAATTGGTAGAAAGGTGGTGATGTCACTCACTGGCATCGCGCTGATTCTGTTTTTGACGTTCCACTGCTGCATGAACCTGGTTGCGCTGTTCTCGGGCGAGGCTTACAATGCTATTTGTGAGATGCTCGGTGCCAACTGGTATGCCGTAGTGGCAACAATGGGCTTGGCTGGTCTGGCCGTGCTCCACATCGTTTATGCTTTCATTCTGACAGCACAGAACCGCAAGGCCCGTGGCGACAATCGCTATGAGGTAGCTACAACGGTAAACGCTGGTAAAGTGGAGTGGGCATCAAAGAACATGCTCGTGCTGGGTATCATCATCCTGCTGGGTCTGATTCTCCACCTGTTCAACTTCTGGTACAACATGATGTTTGCCGAGCTGACTGGTATGAGCGTTGCTCACAGCCCCTCTGATGGTTTTGCCTTCATGCAGGACACCTTCAGCAATCCCGTATTTGCAACGCTCTACGTAATTTGGTTCGTAGCTATCTGGTTCCACCTGACTCACGGTTTCTGGAGCTCTCTGCAGACCCTGGGTATGAGCGGTAAGACATGGTTCTGCCGTTGGAAGACCATCGGTTTCATCTACGTTACCCTGCTGATGCTGGGCTTCCTCGTAGTAGTGCTGGCATTCGCTTTCGGTTGCGCTCCTTCACTCTGTGATGGCAGCAGCTGCAGTTTGTGCTGCTAA
- a CDS encoding fumarate reductase/succinate dehydrogenase flavoprotein subunit, translating into MAKVLDSKIPAGPVPEKWKEYKAHQRLVNPKNKLKLDIIVVGTGLAGASAAASLGEMGFNVINLCIQDSPRRAHSIAAQGGINAAKCYQNDGDSIYRLFYDTVKGGDYRAREANVYRLAEVSNNIIDQCVAQGVPFAREYGGMLANRSFGGAQVSRTFYAKGQTGQQLLLGAYSSLSCQVNAGKVKLYTRYEMEDVVIVDGRARGIIAKNLVTGELERFSANAVVIATGGYGNTYFLSTNAMGCNCTAAVQCYRKGAYFANPSYVQIHPTCIPVHGDKQSKLTLMSESLRNDGRIWVPKNIEDAKKLQKGEIQAWDIPEEDRDYYLERRYPAFGNLVPRDVASRAAKERCDKGFGVNNTGLAVFLDFSESINRLGLDAMKQRYGNLFDMYEEITDVYPGDFGKEINGVKYYKPMMIYPAIHYTMGGIWVDYELQTTIPGLFAIGECNFSDHGANRLGASALMQGLADGYFVLPYTIQNYLADQAVWPKVSTDLPEFEAAEKGVNAEIDRLLNIKGKRSVDSIHKELGHIMWEYVGMGRTAEGLKEGLKKMHELEKEFDTNLFVPGTKEGLNVELDKAIHLRDFFTMGQLVAFDALSRNESCGGHFREEYQTEEGEAKRDDENYFYVGCWEYKGKGNEPELIKEPLEYEAIKVQTRNYKN; encoded by the coding sequence ATGGCTAAAGTATTAGATTCAAAGATTCCTGCAGGACCAGTGCCTGAGAAATGGAAGGAATATAAGGCTCATCAGCGACTGGTTAACCCCAAGAACAAGCTGAAGCTCGACATTATCGTAGTAGGTACCGGTCTGGCTGGTGCTTCTGCAGCAGCCTCACTCGGTGAGATGGGCTTCAACGTGATCAACCTGTGTATTCAGGACTCTCCCCGTCGTGCTCACTCTATCGCTGCTCAGGGTGGTATCAACGCTGCTAAGTGCTATCAGAACGATGGTGACTCTATCTACCGTCTGTTCTACGATACCGTAAAGGGTGGTGACTATCGTGCTCGCGAGGCCAACGTTTATCGTCTGGCTGAGGTATCAAACAATATTATCGACCAGTGCGTAGCTCAGGGCGTTCCTTTCGCTCGTGAGTATGGTGGTATGCTGGCCAACCGTTCTTTCGGTGGTGCTCAGGTAAGCCGTACCTTCTACGCAAAGGGTCAGACCGGTCAGCAGCTGCTGCTGGGTGCCTACAGCTCACTGAGCTGTCAGGTTAACGCTGGCAAGGTGAAGCTCTACACCCGTTACGAGATGGAGGATGTAGTCATCGTTGATGGCCGCGCTCGTGGTATCATCGCCAAGAACCTGGTTACTGGCGAGCTGGAGCGTTTCTCAGCTAACGCCGTAGTTATCGCTACTGGTGGTTACGGTAACACTTACTTCCTCTCTACCAACGCTATGGGTTGTAACTGTACCGCTGCTGTTCAGTGCTATCGTAAGGGTGCTTACTTTGCAAACCCCTCTTACGTTCAGATTCACCCCACCTGTATCCCCGTTCACGGCGACAAGCAGTCTAAGCTGACGCTGATGTCTGAGTCACTGCGTAACGATGGTCGTATCTGGGTTCCAAAGAATATCGAGGATGCCAAGAAACTTCAGAAAGGTGAGATCCAGGCTTGGGATATTCCCGAGGAGGATCGCGACTACTATTTGGAGCGCCGTTATCCCGCCTTCGGTAACCTTGTTCCCCGTGACGTGGCTTCACGTGCCGCTAAGGAGCGTTGCGACAAGGGCTTCGGTGTGAACAACACTGGTCTGGCTGTGTTCCTCGACTTCTCTGAGTCTATCAACCGTCTTGGTCTTGACGCCATGAAGCAGCGCTATGGCAACCTGTTCGATATGTACGAAGAGATTACCGACGTTTATCCTGGTGACTTCGGTAAGGAAATCAATGGCGTGAAATACTATAAGCCCATGATGATTTATCCCGCTATCCACTACACAATGGGTGGTATCTGGGTTGACTACGAACTGCAGACCACAATCCCTGGTCTCTTCGCTATCGGTGAGTGTAACTTCTCTGACCACGGTGCCAACCGTCTGGGTGCTTCTGCTCTGATGCAGGGTCTGGCCGATGGTTACTTCGTATTGCCTTACACCATCCAGAACTATCTCGCAGATCAGGCTGTATGGCCAAAGGTTTCTACCGATCTGCCTGAGTTCGAGGCTGCCGAGAAGGGCGTTAACGCCGAGATCGACCGTCTGCTCAACATCAAGGGTAAGCGTTCTGTTGACTCTATTCACAAGGAACTGGGTCACATCATGTGGGAGTATGTAGGTATGGGTCGCACCGCTGAGGGCCTGAAGGAAGGTCTGAAGAAGATGCACGAGCTCGAGAAGGAGTTCGACACCAACCTCTTCGTTCCTGGCACTAAGGAAGGTCTCAACGTGGAGCTCGACAAGGCTATCCACCTGCGCGACTTCTTCACAATGGGTCAGCTCGTAGCATTCGACGCACTCTCTCGTAACGAGTCTTGCGGTGGTCACTTCCGTGAGGAGTACCAGACCGAGGAAGGCGAGGCTAAGCGCGACGACGAGAACTACTTCTACGTAGGCTGCTGGGAGTACAAAGGCAAGGGCAACGAGCCTGAGCTCATCAAGGAGCCACTGGAGTACGAGGCAATCAAGGTACAGACACGTAACTATAAGAACTAA
- a CDS encoding succinate dehydrogenase/fumarate reductase iron-sulfur subunit yields MARNISFTIKFWRQNGPKDQGHFDTHEMHDIPDDTSFLEMLDILNEELINEGKEPFVFDHDCREGICGMCSLYINGTPHGRTERGATTCQLYMRRFNDGDVITVEPWRSAAFPVIKDCMVDRYAFDKIIQAGGYTTIRTGQAQDANAILIPKEDADEAMDCATCIGCGACVAACKNGSAMLFVSSKVSQLALLPQGKIEAARRVKNMIAKMDELGFGNCTNTRACEAVCPKNETIANIARLNREMIKAKLAD; encoded by the coding sequence ATGGCAAGAAATATTTCATTTACAATAAAGTTCTGGCGCCAGAATGGCCCCAAGGACCAGGGACATTTCGACACCCACGAGATGCACGATATTCCCGATGATACCTCGTTCCTCGAGATGCTCGACATCCTGAATGAGGAGCTCATCAACGAAGGCAAGGAGCCCTTCGTATTCGACCACGACTGCCGCGAGGGTATCTGCGGTATGTGCTCACTCTACATCAACGGTACACCTCACGGTCGCACAGAGCGTGGCGCTACAACCTGTCAGCTCTACATGCGTCGTTTCAACGATGGCGACGTAATCACCGTAGAGCCTTGGCGTTCAGCTGCCTTCCCCGTGATTAAGGACTGTATGGTTGACCGCTACGCCTTCGATAAGATTATCCAGGCTGGTGGCTACACCACTATCCGCACCGGTCAGGCTCAGGATGCCAACGCTATCCTGATTCCTAAGGAGGATGCCGACGAGGCTATGGACTGCGCTACATGTATTGGTTGCGGCGCTTGCGTTGCAGCATGTAAGAACGGTTCTGCCATGCTCTTCGTATCGTCAAAGGTTTCTCAGCTCGCCCTGCTTCCCCAGGGTAAGATTGAGGCTGCCCGCCGCGTGAAGAACATGATTGCCAAGATGGACGAGCTGGGCTTCGGTAACTGTACCAACACCCGCGCTTGTGAGGCTGTATGTCCTAAGAACGAGACCATCGCTAACATCGCTCGCCTGAACCGCGAGATGATTAAGGCAAAGCTCGCCGACTAA
- a CDS encoding DUF2147 domain-containing protein has protein sequence MMKKFVLSLVLAVFAQTGYSQDIKGKWLTEAGDAQVEIYEANGKVNGKIVWLKQGPETKDTHNPDEKLRSRKLMGVNILSGLSKKKEKWEGGRIYNPKNGKDYKCSIWLEDGKLKVRGYIGFLYETQTWKRK, from the coding sequence ATGATGAAAAAATTTGTATTAAGTTTAGTATTGGCCGTGTTCGCCCAGACTGGTTATTCACAAGACATCAAGGGAAAATGGCTGACTGAGGCTGGCGATGCCCAAGTGGAAATCTATGAGGCCAACGGCAAGGTAAACGGTAAGATTGTGTGGCTGAAGCAGGGTCCTGAGACCAAGGATACCCACAACCCTGACGAGAAATTGCGCAGTCGTAAACTGATGGGCGTGAACATCCTCTCTGGTCTCTCAAAGAAGAAGGAGAAGTGGGAAGGTGGTCGCATCTACAATCCCAAGAACGGCAAGGACTATAAATGCTCTATTTGGCTGGAAGACGGCAAGTTGAAAGTACGCGGCTACATCGGTTTCCTGTACGAGACGCAGACATGGAAGCGGAAGTAA
- a CDS encoding HU family DNA-binding protein: protein MANYVIKEMPEGMGNGKKGRIFPKMQVYTEYDYDKVVELIHNYSPAFSEGTVRGVLDTLSEVMKTYLPMGHTMKIDNLGVFSLALQFSDNPAEDDKQDEPKMKYRRVEAKGVNFKVDKKLVDDINRDNTFERASYNPATTSPYTPEERLQRVLRHIDKHGFITLQDYANLNALSSSSASRELAKFVANPASGITEKGAGSHKVWVKK from the coding sequence ATGGCTAATTATGTAATTAAGGAAATGCCTGAGGGCATGGGCAACGGCAAAAAAGGAAGGATATTCCCCAAGATGCAAGTCTATACAGAATATGACTACGATAAGGTGGTGGAACTCATTCACAACTATTCGCCTGCTTTCAGCGAAGGTACGGTGCGTGGCGTACTTGATACGCTTTCAGAGGTTATGAAGACATATCTTCCCATGGGTCACACCATGAAGATAGACAATCTTGGTGTCTTCTCGTTGGCTCTCCAATTTTCTGATAATCCAGCGGAAGACGATAAGCAGGACGAGCCCAAGATGAAGTATCGTCGTGTAGAGGCTAAGGGAGTGAACTTTAAAGTTGATAAGAAACTGGTAGATGATATTAACAGAGACAACACCTTTGAGCGTGCGTCCTATAATCCCGCTACCACCTCCCCCTATACACCAGAAGAGCGTCTGCAGCGTGTGCTCCGTCATATCGATAAGCATGGCTTCATCACCCTACAGGACTATGCTAATCTCAATGCCCTTAGTAGCAGTTCTGCCTCGCGAGAACTGGCTAAGTTTGTCGCCAACCCAGCATCAGGAATAACTGAAAAAGGTGCCGGATCGCATAAAGTGTGGGTGAAAAAATAA
- a CDS encoding DMT family transporter, giving the protein MTYIGELISIGVAFSWTATALLSEFGSKRLGNLTLNVLRMALALLFSGVLFMVVTGSPLPAGASWEAGGWMLLSGLVGYVIGDFCLFQCYIIIGSRFGQLFMTMAPLAAALMAWVTLGQQMTLMSIVAMLVTLFGISISVLGRGEHHKVSLKLPLNGVLFAVGAAMCQGVGLVLSKIGMDHYEMTADMPSWLVPFSANFYRCVAGIIGFSLLMYVRQGMAPLREALHDRKGLAVATATTIFGPFVGVGFSLMAVQYTGAGIASTLMATTPIIIILPSYWLFKEQITWRAVVGAVVSVVGVSLFFLG; this is encoded by the coding sequence ATGACTTACATTGGTGAATTGATATCTATTGGCGTAGCGTTCTCGTGGACGGCTACGGCGCTGCTGAGCGAATTTGGCTCAAAGAGACTGGGAAACCTTACGTTGAACGTGCTGAGAATGGCGCTGGCACTGCTGTTCTCGGGAGTGCTGTTTATGGTGGTAACGGGGAGTCCGTTGCCTGCTGGAGCCTCATGGGAGGCCGGCGGATGGATGCTGCTATCAGGTCTGGTGGGCTATGTGATAGGCGATTTCTGCCTCTTTCAGTGCTATATCATCATTGGCTCGCGCTTCGGACAACTGTTTATGACGATGGCACCGCTGGCGGCTGCGCTGATGGCGTGGGTCACACTGGGTCAGCAGATGACGCTGATGAGCATCGTGGCCATGCTGGTGACGCTCTTTGGTATCAGCATCTCCGTGCTGGGTCGCGGCGAGCATCATAAGGTGTCGCTGAAGTTGCCCCTGAACGGTGTGCTCTTTGCTGTGGGCGCCGCTATGTGTCAGGGCGTGGGCTTGGTGTTGAGCAAGATTGGTATGGACCACTACGAGATGACGGCAGACATGCCCTCATGGCTCGTTCCCTTTAGTGCTAATTTCTATCGCTGCGTGGCAGGCATCATTGGTTTCTCACTGCTGATGTATGTGCGTCAGGGAATGGCTCCGCTGCGCGAGGCGCTGCACGACAGAAAGGGTCTGGCGGTAGCAACGGCTACCACGATATTCGGTCCCTTCGTGGGTGTGGGATTCTCACTGATGGCTGTGCAATACACAGGTGCTGGCATTGCCTCTACACTGATGGCTACGACGCCTATCATCATTATCCTGCCGTCCTACTGGCTGTTTAAGGAGCAGATTACATGGCGCGCCGTAGTGGGTGCCGTGGTATCGGTTGTAGGTGTCAGTCTCTTCTTCTTAGGATAA